Genomic segment of Arthrobacter antioxidans:
GGGCGCTCCTCGATCCCGAGCGCCAGGTCGAGGCCTCCCCCCAGGGGATGCCCGTCCACCAGCAGCGTGGAGGTCCCCCGACCGGCGGCATGGCGTGCACACCAGAACGCGAACGTGCTGACGCCCGCCCCGCCGGCGGCCCCGAGGAAGCCGACCACGGTTCCGGAGGCAGCGGGGTTGAGGCGCCGCCCGAGGTGCTCCGCGAGCCAGCCCGCACCCTGCGGCAGGATGACCACCCGGGAGGACGCCAGGTTCGCGGCGGCGGCCCATGCCCGCGTCTCGTCGTCGGCCGCCCCGACGACGATGACGTCACGATGGCCCGGCAGTCCGCCCGCGGCCTGGTCGGCCCCGAGGAGCAGCACGGCAGGCTCGAGGGGAAGGGCCCGCGCGAGGTCGACCGCGAAGTGCGGGGCGACCCCCGCGGCGGCGCAGGCACGCGCCACCTGGTCCTGGACGAACTGGGAACCGCCGGCCAGGACCACGGGCCGTCGTCCCTCCGGGGTCCACGTCTGCTGGGTCATCCCTGAAGCATCCCCGGGCGGGTGGGGCGCGGCGAGTCCGATCCCCCGTATGTGGACAACGCTGCGGATTGCAAAAATGACACCGGCGCCACCGATGATATGGACATGTACATCGCCATGGCGCAGGGGCCGTCGACCCGCGACGGCCGCGTCGCCGTCGCGCTCCAGCCCCTGGACGCCGTCGGCGGCCGCATCGGCGAGCCGCTGCTGGTGGACCGCGACCGGCTCCCCGCAGCCGTCGCGCAGGCCGGGGCCCGACGGCCGGTCTGGGTCTGGGCGGGCACGAGGCTCTGGTACCCGGATCTGCTGGCGGCGGGGGTCGACGTCGACCGCTGCCGCGACATCGGCCTCACCCGCGCCCTCCTCGCGAACGCCCCGTCCTGTGCTCCCTCGCCGTATCTGGCGTCGATCCGGGCCGCGGCCCTCACGGCGGACGGCACCGAACCTCCCCGGACCCTGCTCCCACCGCCGCCTCCGCCGAACCAGCACTCACTGTTCGACGAGCCGCACGAGGCCACCGGACCCCTCCTCGACGACGTCGTCGAGGAGTTCACCCAGCAGCTCTCCACCATCGCCGGCGCCACGGACCCGGGGCGCCTGAACCTCCTCGTCGCCGCCGAATCCGCGGGCGCGCTGATCGCGTCCGAGATGGAGCACTGGGGGCTGCCCTGGCGCAGGGATGTGCACGAGGACCTCCTCGAACGGACCCTCGGACCGCGGCCCGCCGAGGGCGTCCGGCCCGCGAAGCTCGAGTACCTCGCCGGTGAGCTGCGCCGGACCCTGGGCAGTCCGGCACTCAACCCCGATTCCCCCCAGGAGGTCCTGAGGGCCCTGCACCGGGCGGGCGTCGAGGTGAAGACCACGCGGTCGTGGGAGCTCGAGCAGCAGCAGCACCCTGCCATCAGGCCGCTGCTCGCCTACAAGAAGCTGTCGCGGCTCCTCACCGCGAACGGCTGGAACTGGCTCGACGCGTGGATCCGGGACGGGCGTTTCCGGCCGGAGTACGTGGTGGGCGGAAGCGTGTCCGGGCGGTGGGCCTCCCGCGGCGGCGGCGCCCTGCAGATCCCGCGGCAGGTCCGCGACGCCGTCCGCCCGGACGCGGGCCACGTCTTCGTCGTCGCGGACGCCGCCCAGCTCGAGCCCCGGGTCCTCGCCGCCCTCGGACAGGACTCGGCGCTCGCCGCGGCGGCCCGGGGCCGCGACCTCTACCA
This window contains:
- a CDS encoding bifunctional 3'-5' exonuclease/DNA polymerase → MYIAMAQGPSTRDGRVAVALQPLDAVGGRIGEPLLVDRDRLPAAVAQAGARRPVWVWAGTRLWYPDLLAAGVDVDRCRDIGLTRALLANAPSCAPSPYLASIRAAALTADGTEPPRTLLPPPPPPNQHSLFDEPHEATGPLLDDVVEEFTQQLSTIAGATDPGRLNLLVAAESAGALIASEMEHWGLPWRRDVHEDLLERTLGPRPAEGVRPAKLEYLAGELRRTLGSPALNPDSPQEVLRALHRAGVEVKTTRSWELEQQQHPAIRPLLAYKKLSRLLTANGWNWLDAWIRDGRFRPEYVVGGSVSGRWASRGGGALQIPRQVRDAVRPDAGHVFVVADAAQLEPRVLAALGQDSALAAAARGRDLYQGIADQGFGGDRSQAKLAMLGAMYGATSGESGRLMPQLTRAYPRAIGVVEAAARAGESGDGVTSHLGRGCPPASEEWRARQRTTTAEEQRRADGAARARGRFTRNFVVQATAAEWALCWLAEIRRRLAESAIPEPRSRIAFFLHDEVVLHVPEDRAAEATTILADAARAATRLMFGEIPIEFSISTVTVTSYADAK